A genomic window from Sorex araneus isolate mSorAra2 chromosome 2, mSorAra2.pri, whole genome shotgun sequence includes:
- the RIDA gene encoding 2-iminobutanoate/2-iminopropanoate deaminase gives MTSLIKKVISTNKSSAAIGPYSQAVLADRTLYISGQVGMDPSGQLVPGGVVAEAKQALTNIGEILKAAGCDYTNVVKTTVLLADINDFNTVNEVYKQFFKSNFPARAAYQVAALPRGSRVEIEAIALLGPLTTA, from the exons ATGACTTCCTTGATCAAGAAGGTGATCAGCACCAACAAGTCCTCAGCGGCTATTGGGCCCTACAG TCAAGCAGTGCTGGCCGACAGGACCCTTTACATTTCTGGACAGGTGGGCATGGACCCTTCTGGCCAACTGGTGCCCGGAGGCGTGGTGGCAGAGGCTAAACAG GCCCTGACCAACATAGGCGAGATCCTGAAAGCCGCGGGCTGTGACTACACCAACG TGGTGAAGACCACCGTCTTGCTGGCCGACATCAACGACTTCAATACTGTCAACGAGGTCTACAAGCAGT TTTTCAAGAGCAACTTTCCTGCAAGAGCTGCTTACCAGGTGGCCGCTTTGCCCAGA GGAAGCCGGGTAGAGATCGAAGCCATCGCCCTCCTGGGCCCCCTCACCACAGCATGA
- the ERICH5 gene encoding glutamate-rich protein 5: protein MGCSSSALHKARDSNRRHREESASGAAQPKPQTVSKESNSYDPVQRGHPAPREKLQVSAASAANGLGAHPGQPPCQGTADPPPSGPTEQGAARPGGRREAESKAEGQARTETPPGEGVPEAQGPASGTAGEPEGPAAEDGNQGLPAEVPPGGAVGDGPPDSETEALGQPPPPPPEETTPSQMGAEAPLQEATGPGATGQGPLAAAATGRPAGTLETEASEDAVGGLHACDKGGQDREGETGDVVRTETADEKVSGGAETQEEETGEAVGVPAGRPEGGDAWSQ, encoded by the exons AAGAAAGTGCGTCAGGCGCCGCCCAGCCCAAGCCACAGACAGTGTCAAAAGAATCGAACTCGTATGACCCGGTGCAGAGGGGACACCCTGCCCCGCGGGAGAAGCTCCAGGTGTCGGCCGCGTCTGCCGCCAATGGCCTCGGCGCCCACCCTGGCCAGCCCCCCTGTCAGGGCACTGCGGACCCACCGCCCTCGGGGCCCACAGAGCAGGGCGCGGCTCGGCCGGGCGGCAGAAGGGAGGCAGAGAGCAAGGCCGAGGGCCAGGCCCGGACAGAGACTCCCCCTGGGGAAGGGGTCCCGGAGGCCCAGGGCCCGGCGAGTGGGACGGCGGGGGAGCCCGAGGGTCCTGCAGCAGAGGATGGAAACCAGGGCCTGCCTGCAGAAGTGCCCCCTGGGGGTGCGGTTGGGGACGGGCCCCCAGACTCAGAGACAGAAGCCCTGGGCCagccaccacccccgcccccggaggAAACAACTCCCTCACAGATGGGGGCAGAGGCTCCCCTGCAGGAGGCCACAGGCCCGGGGGCCACGGGGCAGGGCCCCCTGGCTGCAGCGGCCACAGGACGTCCAGCAGGAACTCTAGAAACAGAAGCCAGTGAGGACGCCGTCGGGGGACTCCATGCCTGTGACAAAGGCGGCCAAGACAGGGAAG GCGAGACGGGAGATGTGGTCAGAACAGAGACGGCCGATGAGAAAGTGAGCGGAGGGGCCGAAACACAGGAGGAAGAAACGGGGGAAGCTGTGGGGGTCCCCGCGGGGCGGCCAGAAGGTGGAGATGCATGGAGCCAGTGA